The Mycobacterium haemophilum DSM 44634 sequence GTGGACGCACCGGTGGACTCTCTTACTCCGACAACCGCGGCCTCCGCCACGGCGTCGGCTTCAATAATGAGCCGCTCAACCTCCCGCGGATTAACGTTGACGCCTCCGACGATCTCCGTGTCATCCGCACGGCAACCGTACGTAACCCATCCGTCACCGTCGACACATACCCTATCCCGCGTATTGAACCAATCCTCATTCTCCAGGGGCGAATCGGGACTATTCCAGTAGGCCGGTGCAATCGATGGTCCGCGGACCCATAGGTCCCCCTCAACCCCAGGTCCAGCGGTTGCTCCATCCGGCGCCACAACGCGAATCTCGTAGGGCGGAAGAACCTTTCCTAGAGTCCCCACCCGCCATTCGTCAACGCTATTCGATACGAATGTCTGGCCGACCTCCGTGGATCCAATTCCATCCAGAATAGGGATACCGCCAAAGAATTCCATGAGCCGCTCGGCGAGACCCAGCTCAAGGGCCTCTCCTGCTGATACCACACAGCGCAGCGAACGAAAGGAATCCGGAGAACATGTGTCGACAACTCTTGCAAAGAAACTCGGCACACCGTAAAGCACCGATGGCTCAAATCGCGCACTTAGCGTGGCGGCAGATTCTGCACTGACCGGCACCGAATTGATGACCGCGGACCCGCCTGTCGCGAGCGGAAACCAGACCAAATTACCTAGGCCATACGCAAAATACATGCGTGCGCTACATAGCCCGATATCTTGGGGAGTGAGTCGCAAAGCTTGACGACACATCGCGTCGACGAACACAAACGGATCGGCGTGCCGATGGATCGCCGCCTTCGGCGGACCCGTGGTGCCGGATGTGTACGTAGCGTACGCAAACGCATCACCACTCACCGGTTCGTAGTCGCTCGGCACGACTTGAGCGGCATCAGACAGCAGCTCGGCGGCGTCTACCACGGTTGACGGTTGAAACCGATCGCGGAGCGGACCAGTTGTGACAACAAGCGCCGTTTCGGTGTCGCGCTCGGCAAACGCGTGGTCGTCGCGATGCAGCTCGGGATTCACCAGGAACGCCATGATCCCGCGAGCCAGGCAGGCCAGCAACAGCTGGACTAGGTCCGGCGAATCGGGGAGACACAGCAGTACCCGATCTCCTGCCGAAAGGCCGCGGTTTCTCAGCACTTCTCCAAGACGTGCCGCACCGTCATGGATTTGGCCATGAGTCACGACGTCCGGCGCATAGTAGGCGGGCTTGTCGTACCATCCCGCTTCTGATGCCTGTTGAGCGAGTAGTGCTGCCAGGTTCTCATTCCGCATTATTGGACGACCGCCCAGGTCTGCCGCAAATTGATACTTTTCCTGGCCGGCGACACTACGCGCAAAGCGATTTCATTCCGCAGACTCGACGACTGCGACCTGACATTGTCAGCACTAGAAACTTCTGAGGACTCGACTATGAAGGACAAAGCGATCTCCACTCCTGGTGTCGATGTCGTTTGAATGCCGGCAACGATCGGGTTCTTCACGCGGAGCGTCTTGGAATACACTTCGAAGAAAATATTCGGTGGTAATAATGACCGGTTGACCTCCGGCGATGAGTCGATACCGGCGGCCGACAGCTCTCTTTGGCGAATTCTGATACCCGCCATCCGCGATCCAACACGGCAAATCCCCCATCCAGACCTTAGCGTCCTCCTTATAGGTCTCGATGCAACTCGCCGCCATCACCTCGCCGATGGGACGGTACGTCTTTGTCAAGCACGTCGTGATTGCGGGAGGCAACAAATCAATGGCAATCAATGATTCCGCAGCGACGAACGGCGTTCCCGATTTCCGGCCCTTAAGCAAGATATCACGCTGAAGGACCCGGCCAATTTCCGAATGCTCTAATTCAGGTATTTTCGGCGCAGCATCGAGAATTTGCTGGTTGATAATCTCGACGACGATCTCTTCGTTAGACACTACGTTGAGAATACGCGTGAGGGTGCCATTCGTTGCGACAAGTATCCGAAGGTCGCGATCGAGCTTTCGGATTTCTTCCTTAGACAGAGCGCGGTTGGTCATATCTCATCCCGGGGTAAAGTGGACAATCCACATACGTGTGCAGTCATGCCGTAGCGTCCAGGCGGTTGAATTCGTGGTTTCGATAACGCTCGACGCAGGCTGCACGTCGAACCTTGCCGCTGGTCGTGACGGGAATTGAACCCGGCGCCACCAGAACGACGTCCGTGACACGCACCCGGTGCGACGTGGATATCGCGGAGGTGACCGCACGTTTGACCGTGCGCAGCTTGTCCATCGCATCACCGTCCGCGTGACCCCACTTTGTGAGTTCGATGATGGTGACCAGCTGCTCGGTGCGCTCATCCGGCACAGCTATCGCCACGACCCGACCACCGGTGATTTCCTGGATCGTCGCCTCGATGTCATCCGGATAGTGATTGGACCCATCCACCACCAGGAGATCCTTAATGCGGCCGGTGATGAACAGTTCGCCTTCAAAAATGACGCCGAGGTCTCCGGTCCGCAGCCACGGGCCGTCTGGTGTGCCGGGCGCGGGATTGACAAGTTGTCCACCGAACGTCCGCTCGGTGTTTTCGGAGTTGCGCCAATAACCGCTGGCGACGTTGTCCCCCTGCACCCAGATTTCCCCGACCGTCCCCTCCGGGGTCTCAATCCTGGTCTCGGGATCGACGATCCGCAGTATTGACGCCCGCGGCGCACCGTAGCTGACCAGGTTGGCGCCATCGCCCGCGGCGCTGTCGCTGCGCTTCGCCTGACCGGCCGACAAGTGCTGGTAGTCGAAGCAGATGCTCTTAGGTGGGCGGCCTGGTCCGGCCGTGGCCACGTACACCGTCGCCTCGGCAAGCCCGTATGACGGTCGGATTGCCGTCTCGCTGAGGTTGAAGCGGGCAAACCGGTCGGTGAAGCGCTGGAGTGTCGCGGCGTTTACGCGTTCGGCACCAGTAACGATCGCCCGCACGTGCCCGAGATCAAGTCCGGCCATATCGTCATCCGATGTCCTGCGCACCGCCAATTCGAAACCGAAATTCGGTGCACTGGAAACCTGTCCGCGATATTTGCCCAGTAATTGCATCCAGCGAGCCGGCCGCTGCAAAAATGCCATCGGACTCAACAACACCGCGGTGTCCTGAACGATCATCGGCAGGATAATGCCCAGCACCAACCCCATGTCGTGATAGAACGGCAGCCACGATACAGCAATTGACGGAACCTTTTCTGAATCCCCGAAGTAACCGGTCATCAGCTGCGCGCAGTTGGTGATGACATTCTTGTGCGAGACGATAACACCAGCCGGTGTGCGGGTGGATCCCGACGTGTACTGTAAATATGCCGTGCTCTGACGCGCATACCGACTCGCATCGAGCTCTCGCGGGGAGTCCAGGTCCAGCGCGTCCACCGCCACCACGACCGGCGCAGGGCCCTGCGCAGAGCGCGCATGTGGCGCATATTTTGTGACCTCAGCGATGGCCGACGAGGTCGTAATAATGACGCTGGGCAAGGAATCCCGCAATGCT is a genomic window containing:
- a CDS encoding AMP-binding protein; amino-acid sequence: MSESTLTDLLQKAASQFPNRAAYKFIDYDVDPAGFTETLTWWQVYRRSMIVADELRIYASDGDRVAILAPQGLEYIVAFMGALQAGLIAVPLPVPQFGIHDERISAALRDSLPSVIITTSSAIAEVTKYAPHARSAQGPAPVVVAVDALDLDSPRELDASRYARQSTAYLQYTSGSTRTPAGVIVSHKNVITNCAQLMTGYFGDSEKVPSIAVSWLPFYHDMGLVLGIILPMIVQDTAVLLSPMAFLQRPARWMQLLGKYRGQVSSAPNFGFELAVRRTSDDDMAGLDLGHVRAIVTGAERVNAATLQRFTDRFARFNLSETAIRPSYGLAEATVYVATAGPGRPPKSICFDYQHLSAGQAKRSDSAAGDGANLVSYGAPRASILRIVDPETRIETPEGTVGEIWVQGDNVASGYWRNSENTERTFGGQLVNPAPGTPDGPWLRTGDLGVIFEGELFITGRIKDLLVVDGSNHYPDDIEATIQEITGGRVVAIAVPDERTEQLVTIIELTKWGHADGDAMDKLRTVKRAVTSAISTSHRVRVTDVVLVAPGSIPVTTSGKVRRAACVERYRNHEFNRLDATA
- a CDS encoding chorismate--pyruvate lyase family protein, which codes for MTNRALSKEEIRKLDRDLRILVATNGTLTRILNVVSNEEIVVEIINQQILDAAPKIPELEHSEIGRVLQRDILLKGRKSGTPFVAAESLIAIDLLPPAITTCLTKTYRPIGEVMAASCIETYKEDAKVWMGDLPCWIADGGYQNSPKRAVGRRYRLIAGGQPVIITTEYFLRSVFQDAPREEPDRCRHSNDIDTRSGDRFVLHSRVLRSF
- a CDS encoding p-hydroxybenzoic acid--AMP ligase FadD22; the encoded protein is MRNENLAALLAQQASEAGWYDKPAYYAPDVVTHGQIHDGAARLGEVLRNRGLSAGDRVLLCLPDSPDLVQLLLACLARGIMAFLVNPELHRDDHAFAERDTETALVVTTGPLRDRFQPSTVVDAAELLSDAAQVVPSDYEPVSGDAFAYATYTSGTTGPPKAAIHRHADPFVFVDAMCRQALRLTPQDIGLCSARMYFAYGLGNLVWFPLATGGSAVINSVPVSAESAATLSARFEPSVLYGVPSFFARVVDTCSPDSFRSLRCVVSAGEALELGLAERLMEFFGGIPILDGIGSTEVGQTFVSNSVDEWRVGTLGKVLPPYEIRVVAPDGATAGPGVEGDLWVRGPSIAPAYWNSPDSPLENEDWFNTRDRVCVDGDGWVTYGCRADDTEIVGGVNVNPREVERLIIEADAVAEAAVVGVRESTGASTLQAFLVPASGAFIDESAMRDVHRRLLSQLSAFKVPHRFAIVERLPRTANGKLLRNALRTESPTKPIWELSLTEPQSDANAQLDGRPVSSTQVAVGSAGGATLKQRLSALQQERERLVVEAVCAEAAKMLGEPDPGVINRDLAFSELGFDSQMTVTLCNRLAAVTGLRLPETVGWDYGSISGLSRYLEAELSGGHSRAGMPAAANAGAKGLSPIDEELKKVEEMVAAIADSEKPRVADRLRALLGTIADSEAGLSQRIQAASTPDEIFQLIDSEFCE